One window of Robiginitalea biformata HTCC2501 genomic DNA carries:
- a CDS encoding nucleotidyl transferase AbiEii/AbiGii toxin family protein produces MKHSFINREATKKVAKALGRLNDEVVYVGGAMVSLYIDDSAAEDIRPTKDIDLTFELASYAKLEELREELYNRGFTQSAEDTVNCRFRYDDLKVDVMATEAVGWAPSNRWFKLGFDKANSVKLDDTVIKILPLPYFLATKLEAFFDRGIKDVYKSHDLEDIVYLFNYTTTIDDTINQNDEEVKTFIKESLIKLLEDRKITSAMLGCLYYEQADERMEIILERMENIISSTQNQ; encoded by the coding sequence GTGAAGCACAGTTTCATCAATCGCGAAGCGACTAAAAAGGTCGCCAAAGCACTGGGCCGATTAAATGATGAGGTTGTTTATGTGGGTGGCGCAATGGTCAGCCTGTACATTGACGATTCAGCGGCCGAGGATATCCGTCCCACCAAAGATATTGACTTGACTTTTGAGTTGGCCAGCTATGCCAAGCTCGAAGAACTTAGGGAAGAACTCTACAATCGGGGCTTTACGCAATCAGCGGAGGATACGGTCAATTGCCGTTTTCGTTATGACGACTTAAAAGTTGATGTTATGGCCACGGAAGCCGTAGGCTGGGCTCCTTCAAATCGATGGTTTAAACTGGGATTCGATAAGGCCAATTCTGTGAAACTTGATGACACGGTCATCAAAATATTGCCCCTACCCTACTTCCTGGCAACAAAACTGGAGGCCTTTTTTGATAGGGGAATTAAGGATGTATATAAAAGTCATGACCTGGAAGATATCGTATATCTCTTCAACTATACAACAACGATAGATGATACTATCAACCAAAATGATGAGGAGGTAAAAACATTTATTAAAGAAAGTCTTATAAAGTTATTAGAGGACAGGAAAATTACTTCTGCCATGCTTGGTTGTTTATATTATGAACAAGCTGACGAACGCATGGAAATCATCCTTGAGCGCATGGAGAACATCATCTCCAGCACCCAAAATCAATAG
- a CDS encoding Eco57I restriction-modification methylase domain-containing protein, with the protein MPIYQNSVLKKYLKTLDADTIGNAYERYTRHFHNASIQENIRNAKEEQYQGEFLIDLFVNILGYTKNPHPDFNLTTELKNVKDAKKADGAILKGETALAVIELKGTDTTDLGKVEAQAFGYKNNQPGCKYVITSNFEKLRFYIDNAVDFEEFHLFQLPRERFEILWLCLSSECLLKDLPKKIKEESLTQEEKITKTLYKDYSAFRTAVFQNISEANPQYDKLLLFKKTQKLLDRFLFIFFAEDRLLLPPNSIRTILQQWTDLKDKYDEYFPLYERFQKYFGYLNSGYKGKKHDIFAYNGGLFEEDEILDSITIDDNLLYEHTRNLSNYDFESEVSVNILGHIFEHSLTEIENIQAEIEGAEIDKSKTKRKKDGVFYTPKYITKYIVENTVGKLCEEKKAELDITDEAYQPAKQRSRKRLQKLQDYRDWLLQLTICDPACGSGAFLNQALEFLIAEHRYIDELSAKYNKDALILSDVENTILENNLFGVDINEESVEIAKLSLWLRTAQKGRKLTSLSDNIKCGNSLIDDPKVAGDKAFNWQEEFPEVFEKGGFDVVIGNPPYGAKLNTSAINYFREVYKTVIGHSEAYYLFIDITINKLLQPDALLGFIIPNAWLSNKYAKELRRLVLFETRMLSLINFNRQIIFEDASVETSIVITKKVNPKPDDRVRVGQNTNELYPYLQLEWSRNSNYLLSFSPDLRIHEIVSKLNSSEKKLVECLDISNGFKPYQAGYGQNLQGKPLTSEDVKGRIYHSEIPLDDSYVKEIKGKGVHRYSLNWTPSYVKWGKWLMSPKSEHYYKQHKILLRQITGEYFFAVLDMEQYFADQSLYVCTYYNSKPKTNLWFYLALLNSRLYGFYFRKYYSEEDDLFPKIKVNELKELPVKHCSNLLQISLGSKAKLMQEQNEKMDLINQSFCRHLQEKFNFEKLSKRLKNWSKQNFAEFLKELKKQKIKLTLSEEGEWLFYFNEQKDKVQVLQNQIDQTDREIDQMVYELYGLTKEEIQIVENS; encoded by the coding sequence ATGCCCATTTATCAAAATTCGGTTCTAAAGAAGTATCTCAAGACTTTGGATGCCGATACAATTGGCAACGCCTACGAGCGATATACCCGCCATTTTCACAATGCTTCCATTCAGGAAAACATTCGAAACGCAAAAGAGGAACAATACCAGGGAGAATTCTTAATTGACCTTTTTGTAAATATCCTCGGGTACACCAAAAATCCGCACCCGGATTTCAATCTGACCACGGAACTAAAAAATGTCAAGGATGCAAAAAAGGCGGATGGAGCCATCCTGAAAGGCGAAACCGCCCTGGCCGTCATCGAATTAAAAGGGACGGACACTACCGACCTGGGCAAGGTCGAAGCCCAAGCCTTTGGGTATAAGAACAATCAACCGGGCTGCAAATATGTAATCACCAGTAATTTTGAGAAGCTTCGGTTTTATATAGACAATGCCGTCGATTTTGAAGAGTTCCATCTTTTTCAACTCCCCAGGGAGCGATTTGAAATTCTATGGCTTTGCCTATCATCAGAATGCCTGTTAAAGGATCTTCCTAAAAAAATCAAAGAGGAGTCCCTAACCCAGGAAGAGAAGATTACCAAAACGCTCTACAAAGACTATTCAGCATTTCGCACGGCCGTCTTTCAAAATATCTCCGAGGCAAACCCGCAATACGATAAGTTGCTCCTTTTCAAGAAAACCCAAAAGCTGCTGGATCGTTTCCTGTTCATTTTCTTTGCCGAGGATCGGCTACTCTTACCCCCGAATTCCATCCGCACCATATTGCAGCAATGGACGGATCTGAAAGACAAGTACGACGAATACTTCCCGCTATATGAGCGATTTCAGAAATATTTCGGCTATCTAAATTCCGGGTACAAAGGAAAAAAACATGACATTTTTGCCTATAACGGCGGACTGTTTGAGGAAGATGAAATCCTGGACAGCATTACCATAGATGACAACCTGCTTTATGAGCATACCCGGAACCTTAGCAATTACGACTTTGAAAGCGAAGTCAGCGTAAATATCCTGGGGCATATTTTTGAACATTCCCTTACGGAAATCGAGAACATTCAAGCCGAAATTGAAGGGGCCGAAATTGATAAGAGCAAAACCAAACGAAAAAAGGACGGGGTTTTCTATACCCCGAAATACATTACCAAATACATTGTCGAAAACACAGTCGGCAAGCTCTGTGAAGAAAAGAAAGCAGAATTAGACATTACAGATGAAGCCTATCAGCCGGCCAAACAGCGAAGCCGCAAACGACTTCAAAAGCTCCAAGATTACAGGGACTGGCTCCTACAACTAACTATCTGCGATCCTGCTTGCGGATCCGGGGCTTTCCTGAACCAGGCGTTGGAATTCTTAATTGCCGAGCACCGCTACATTGACGAACTATCAGCCAAGTACAATAAGGATGCGCTTATCCTGAGCGACGTCGAAAACACCATTCTGGAAAACAACCTTTTTGGAGTGGATATCAATGAGGAAAGCGTCGAAATCGCGAAGTTGTCTTTGTGGCTGCGCACCGCGCAAAAGGGTAGAAAATTAACCTCGCTGAGCGATAACATAAAATGCGGAAATAGCCTGATTGATGATCCAAAGGTGGCTGGAGATAAGGCTTTTAATTGGCAAGAGGAATTTCCTGAGGTATTTGAGAAAGGCGGGTTTGATGTGGTGATTGGGAATCCGCCATATGGAGCCAAATTAAATACTTCCGCGATCAACTATTTCAGGGAAGTATATAAGACCGTGATTGGACACTCAGAGGCTTACTACCTCTTTATTGATATTACCATAAATAAACTGTTGCAACCTGATGCTCTTCTAGGCTTTATAATTCCTAACGCGTGGTTATCCAACAAATATGCCAAGGAACTAAGAAGACTTGTTTTATTTGAAACTAGAATGCTATCGCTTATAAATTTCAATCGTCAAATTATATTCGAGGATGCTAGTGTTGAAACTTCAATTGTTATTACAAAAAAAGTAAATCCCAAACCGGATGACCGGGTAAGGGTTGGGCAAAATACCAATGAATTATATCCATACTTACAATTAGAATGGTCAAGAAATAGTAATTACTTACTATCATTTTCTCCAGATCTAAGAATACACGAAATAGTATCAAAATTAAATTCTTCCGAAAAAAAGCTTGTCGAGTGTCTAGATATTTCAAATGGGTTTAAACCTTATCAAGCCGGCTATGGTCAAAACCTACAAGGAAAACCCTTAACCTCTGAAGATGTTAAAGGGAGAATTTATCATTCTGAAATACCACTTGACGACTCATATGTAAAGGAAATAAAAGGTAAAGGTGTTCATAGATATTCATTAAACTGGACTCCTTCATACGTGAAATGGGGTAAATGGTTAATGTCACCTAAATCCGAACACTACTACAAACAACATAAAATCTTATTGAGACAAATAACAGGAGAATACTTTTTTGCCGTCCTTGATATGGAGCAATATTTCGCTGATCAGTCCCTTTACGTCTGCACATATTATAACTCAAAACCTAAGACAAATCTTTGGTTTTATTTGGCACTATTGAATAGTCGCCTTTATGGTTTTTATTTTAGAAAGTACTATTCAGAAGAGGATGATCTCTTTCCAAAAATTAAAGTGAATGAATTAAAAGAATTACCGGTAAAACATTGTTCTAATCTCTTACAAATAAGTCTTGGCAGTAAAGCCAAATTGATGCAAGAACAAAATGAAAAAATGGATTTAATCAATCAATCATTTTGTAGACACTTACAAGAAAAATTCAATTTCGAGAAGTTAAGCAAAAGGCTGAAAAATTGGTCAAAACAAAATTTTGCAGAATTTTTAAAAGAACTCAAAAAGCAAAAAATTAAACTAACCCTCAGTGAAGAGGGGGAATGGCTCTTTTATTTTAATGAACAAAAAGATAAAGTACAGGTATTACAGAACCAGATAGATCAGACCGATCGGGAAATCGATCAGATGGTGTATGAACTTTACGGACTTACAAAAGAAGAAATCCAAATCGTGGAAAACAGTTGA